Proteins encoded within one genomic window of Streptomyces sp. NBC_00239:
- a CDS encoding DUF7691 family protein produces MSKVVNYSMANRGAVLRFAPALDLSADESRRLDNMRVSAKARQHSLDYQGVDWGLSVPDALEELVSGRAGSSADYAGCAYYAALQIIIDHNASDSSTLASYSSPVTYFSALDDALSSAGVPADLLPYQYVFSGPPAEIGFRIPRPLEGSPEIGCWPLAKAGPAAEAYRAVLDRVDADLRYDLGELIEALDSWASEWNKGEGAWWWAEDGSIFFSITG; encoded by the coding sequence ATGAGCAAGGTAGTGAACTACAGCATGGCGAACCGCGGCGCGGTCCTGCGCTTCGCGCCCGCCCTGGACCTGAGCGCCGACGAATCACGACGCCTGGACAACATGCGCGTCAGCGCGAAGGCACGTCAGCACAGCCTCGACTACCAGGGCGTGGACTGGGGGTTGTCGGTCCCGGACGCTCTGGAGGAGCTGGTCTCCGGCCGGGCCGGCTCCTCCGCCGATTACGCCGGTTGCGCCTACTACGCGGCCCTCCAGATCATCATCGACCACAACGCGAGTGACAGTTCGACCCTGGCGAGCTACAGCAGCCCCGTCACCTACTTCTCCGCCCTGGACGACGCCCTGAGCTCGGCAGGCGTCCCGGCCGATCTGCTGCCCTACCAGTACGTTTTCAGCGGCCCGCCCGCAGAGATCGGGTTCCGCATACCCCGTCCCCTGGAGGGCTCACCGGAGATCGGCTGCTGGCCCCTCGCGAAGGCCGGCCCCGCGGCGGAGGCCTACCGCGCGGTGCTGGACCGCGTCGACGCCGACCTCCGGTACGACCTCGGGGAGCTCATCGAGGCCCTCGACAGCTGGGCCTCGGAATGGAACAAGGGCGAGGGCGCCTGGTGGTGGGCCGAGGACGGCTCGATCTTCTTCTCGATCACCGGCTGA